The genomic segment TGCTCCCCTGCTTTGTCTTCTCGGGAGCCGAGGACAGAGGGCTTCAGCCCCCGGGGCACTGGGGCCTATCCTGACACTGCAGCCCCTGCCTCGCCGCCCCGTGCATCCGCGGGGCCCCCGTCGGCGCTCCCCGGCCCCCGTCGGCGCTCCCCAGCCCCCCGGAGCCCCGCCCCTTCTCTGCAAAGCCTCGTCCCGCGCACGTCCTGCCGCTGGGCCTCTGGGGGCAGACGCCTCAGGCTCACCCCGGGCAGACGGGGAACCGAGGCGGGGCGGCCAGAGAGGTGCCGCGGTGACACCCTGTCGCCCCCCAGGTCGCGTGGGGCAGGCGGTGGCGCTGCGGGCCAAGGCCTTTGGCTTCAACGTGCTGTTCTACGACCCCTACCTGGCGGACGGCACGGAGCGGGCGCTGGGGCTGCAGCGGGTCAGCACGCTGCAGGACCTGCTCTTCCACAGCGACTGCGTGACCCTGCACTGCGGCCTCAACGAGCACAACCACCACCTCATCAACGACTTCACCGTCAAACAGGTGTGCGGCCCGGGGCCCCCGCCTGCCCGCCACGCCTGCCGGCCACCGGCCACCGCGCGGGCCTGCCACGGGGCCTTCTCTTCCCCGAACCGCGGCACAGGGCTTTTCAAGTGCCCGCGTGCGCAGAGACCTGTGTTGCAGGCGTGCACAGTGTATGCACGTGGGGGCGGGTCAGCTTCGACGATGGTACCCAccccacgtgtgtgtgtgtgcacgtgggcTTGTACACACGTGTGCGTACGTGTATTTAAGTGTGGGGTGGCCACTTACATTGATGTGTGCACGTAGGTGTGCGCGCACACGTGCACGTGTGGTTCCACGCGCGTCCGCGTGTGCACGTGTACGTGTGGGTGGGCGTGCGTGTACATTCAGTGTGCCCGCCTGGGGCCTCACCTGCTGTCCGCCCCAGGCTCCTGAAGCCCTGGAGAGGGTGAGGCCAGGCACCTTCGTTGGTTCTCACCCAGTGGGTCTGGGTCTCTGGGGGACAGGGCGTGGCCGGGGGCTGTGCGGTCCCCGAGGACTCAGTGGGGCCCGGACAGGCACGAGCTGCCCCGAGCTGGTGGACGGCCACCGGAGCCTCACGACGGGGTGGGCTTAGTTGGGGTGAGATAGGGGTCACAAGGAATCCCTCACCGGGGAGCAGGGAAGCCACTTCCTGACCCGGCGGGGGAGTGTCTTCAGGCCGCACTGTCGTGTCTTCCAGATGAGACAAGGGGCCTTCCTGGTGAACACGGCCCGGGGCGGCCTCGTGGACGAGAAGGCGCTGGCCCAGGCCCTGAAGGAGGGGCGGATCCGCGGTGCGGCCCTGGACGTGCACGAGTCAGAGCCATTCAGGTGCCTGCCGGGGGTGCCCTGGGGTCCCCGAGCCGGCGCTCACCCGCTTACGGCCCGCGCTTGCCTGCATCCGACCCGGCGGCCACAGCGCCGCGAGGGAGTGGGGCCCCGACGCCCACCACAGCCTGCAGGCCCCGGCCTTGGGCACTGAGATCCCACGTGGGGCAGACCTTCCTCCCTGGCCGAGTCTCAGAGCGGGGGGAGGCCACCACTGTAGGCCAGGACGGCCCAGTCCCCTGCACGTGGTGGGAAGGGCTCAGACCAGGCAGCCTGTTGAGTGCCCGGGGGCACGAGGTGGCTGCCCCCACGTGGCCTCGTCAGACGCCTTCCGGCTGAAACGCCCGTCGGGGGCGGCTGGGCAGCTCCAGGCGGGTCTTCACCCTTCCAGGACGGAGCAGTGTCCGGAGGGCCTGGGGTCTGCAGCTCACAGCCACTTGCGGGAGGGGCGGGCAGCATCCCCACCCCCCGTGAAGGCCCCTCCCCACTGCGGTCAGGAGCCCGTGGGCAGGTCTGTCTTTCGGGGGAGCCACCGAGTCTGGCGGAGGGTAGGGTGTGGCTCCGGGCAGGCGCAGGGCCTCTGACCTCCTGTGTGCCGTGCAGTTTTAGCCAGGGTCCCCTGAAGGACGCGCCCAACCTGATCTGCACCCCACACGCGGCCTGGTACAGCGAGCAGGCCTCCATCGAGATGCGTGAGGAGGCGGCCCGGGAGATCCGGAGAGCCGTCACAGGTGCGCCGGCGGGGGCCCGAGGCCGCGGCGCCttctgcggggtgggggggtggctagGGAGACGGGCCGCCCAGCGCCGGGCGTGGCAGACCCCAAGCACGGAGGGGCCGAGCGCAGCCCAGGCCCTCGCGTCGCGTGTGTGGCGCTCGCTGGCTGTCCTGCTCGGGGCGCCAGCTTGTGGGGTGTTTCCCCCACCTTGTAAAAAGTCACTTACACGTGTAAGCCTTCCGGGCCGGGCCCTGTCAGCTTCTGACCGGAACCCCCGGGCCAagcaggcggggtggggggcactgcTGAGCTGAGATAGGCTGCTTGGGGTTGGGGGTCCCCGAGCTTTGAGGGCAACACTGCCCAGACAGGACCCGGCTGTGCCTAAGGGGAGCGAGTCTGTGGAGACTGCCCGTGTCCCCGGTGGAGCCCCTGCCTCTGGGGTCCCCTTGGCAGCCGCCTGACGCAGGCGCCGTCCCTCCCGTTCTCCCCGACGTCCCCCAGGCCGGATCCCTGACAGTCTGAAGAACTGCGTGAACAAAGACCACCTGGCAGCCGCCACCCACTGGGCCAGTGTGGACCCGGCCGTGGTGCACCCCGAGCTCAACGGGGCCGCCTACAGGTGAGCGGGGGCGACCTTCAGGGCCCAGTGGACGTGAGACCGTCTGTCTGGGTGGTGGCCACACAGGGAGTGGGACGGCGTCCCCCAGCAGGCGGCCTTCAGGCGCAGCCTGGGGTCCTGCCCCGCTGGCCTCAcctgcctccttcctctcccagcaGGTACCCCCCAGGCGTCGTGGGCGTGGCCCCCAGCGGCATCCCCGCCGCAGTCGAAGGCATCGTCCCCAGCGCCATGTCCCTGTCCCACGGCCTGCCCCCCGTGTCCCACCCACCCCACGCGCCTTCTCCCGGCCAAACCGTCAAGCCCGAGGCAGATAGAGACCATGCGAGCGACCAGTTGTAGCCCGGGCAGAGCTCCGCAGCCTGGGCACCGGCCAAGCCCTCGGACAGGTGTGTGCAGGGGCGGCGCCGCAGGCGGCCACGGCCTCCGGGACGGTCCGGGCGCCAGGGGTGAGAGGTGACGCCCTCTCCCCGCATCAGCTGTAGTTGTCCCGTCCCGAGGGCCGGCCGCTGCCGTGTCCTTTGCGTCCCCGCTCAGCAGCGGAAGAGTCAGTAGTTAATTCTATCATGAGTGTCCCCGTCTGTGTACAGTCTTTAGAACGTCGCAAAGGATTTGTTTGCTTAGCTGTCGGCAGGAGAAGCCCGAGGCAGGGCTCCGCGGGTCTGCTTCAGACGTTCTCCCTTTTGTGTGTGGATCGCATCCCGAACCAAGCAGTTGGCAAACTTCTCAGGACAATGAATCCTCCCCGTTTTCTTTTTACGCCACTCAGTGCATTGTTTTTTCTACCTGCTTgtcttatttttagaataatttagaaaaacaaaacaaaggctgTCTTTCCTAACTTTGGCATGAACCCCCCCTGTTCCAAACGAAGACGGCGTCGCTAGCGGTGCAGAGGAGCGCGCGGGCCTCCGTCCCGGGCGGCGGGGCTGCGGCGCCTGGCCGCGCGGTGCCGTCCTGCTGATGTGGTAGGCTAGCAATATTTTGGTTAAAATCATGTTTGTGACCGTAACCATttgtatgaattattttaaagaaataaaagtcccAGAAAGAGCCGGCACGCCTAGCATCTGTTTTATCGGCTGTGTCTCACCGGGACACAGGCGGGGTCAGTCCTCTTCTCTCCTAGCGCTGGTGGCCTTGGGGCTGGATGGACGGCCCAGTGAGCCCCGCTGTCACCACAGGAGGGGCGCTGCGGCCTGagtgctggcctctgccacccccGCCCTCCGCCCTCGGGCAGCCTTGGACCCGGGCCCCTGGGGGCGGCAGAGACCGCTGGCTCCGGGCTCGCAGGGACGTGCTCAGCGACACCACTTTGCCTCGTCACGCCGCCGCCTCCGGAAGCCCCGCCGCGCCCGTGGGTCCGGCCGCACCGCGTGGCTGGGATGCGTGGCTGCACTTAGACGGGGGCCTGAGGGCGGGGACGGGGCGCGTCCCTCCTGCCACCTGCCGCAGCAGGTCCCGGGCCCGCCAGCTCCGGCCCCTCGGCCTCTCGCCCCTGGACTCCTCCCTGGGTCCTGCGAGGGCAAACACTCGCTTACGGGAAACTTCTGGGAAAGCGCCTCGGTTTTGCCCACGTCCCCGCCTGGGTGTGGGCACGGAGCCCGGGGCGGGAGCCGTGTCGCGCTCCCCGCGGCCACCGTCCCCGCCACTCGCGTCCACGCCGGGTTAGGGTTCATCTCTGCTTCTGGAGCCGTTTACCCTCGAGTTGTTAACTTGACTGTGGAAGGTTCCCAGCTGTTCCGTCTTCAGCGGCCCCCTCGGGAGTCCTGAACAGCAGTGAAAGAACAACTTGCACAAGCTGGGCAGCAGCTAACGTACCTGGGAGCGGGCCGAGCAGGGACTTAGAAGAAAAGTGAGAGGCGGTACGACtttgagaaaagaatataaaggcTGGAATGAGGACGTATTTATATGTATCTTGGCAACtaggaaaaacactgaaaaaatcaacttttaaatTATAGATGGATGTATGTGATAAATATAAGATTGGAATTAATCGAATAGAACGCAAATATATAGAAGAGTGTCAAGTTCACTGGTTGGTTCTCTAAATTAGTAAAATAACTAAATTCAGATAAAGGAATTTACCACCAGAACAGGACTGAAAAGGAGCCTGTTACAACAGTTGGCGATGTCAATAAATGACAGAGAATGTGATGACAACTTTCTGatgagaatttagaaaaaaaaggaaaacacacttTCGCTAAAACAGGCAAAGAGTAAAAGATCTGAATTGCTCTATGACTTAAGAAATCGAACTAAAAAAACAACTTCCTGAAAGAAAATTGCAAGTGGCATCAATGGTtagttctaaaaaatatttaaagtagaaaatacaCGAATTACCAACTGATTCCAcaggacagaaagaaaggaggtgCACCTTCCAGTCATTTTATGAGATTAACTCTGATTCAAATCTCCTAGGAGAAAAAGACactccagcctcatctccaggAGTGAGTGCAGGTGGGGCGACTCCTACACCGTCAGCCCAGGAGGTGCACGGGGCCGCCTACGGGGACCAGGGCCCCCAGGTGTCCCCCAGGCTGAAGGGTGGCCGTATAGGGACAGGGCCCCCAGGTGTCCCCCAGGCTGAAGGGTGGCCATATAGGGACAGGGCCCCCAGGCGTCCCCCAGGCTGAAGGGTGGCCGTATAGGGACAGGGCCCCCAGGTGTCCCCCATAGAGGACAGTGTCGATGGTTGGCCCAGCCCCGAGCTCCCGTAGAGACACCAGCCCTCTGCCCGGGCATGTCCCCTCCGGGCCTTGTAGGGGCTGCTGAGAGCACTAGGTGTACGTCTGCTGTGTGTGGACACACGCCCTTCGTCCCTTCCCTGGGCCCAGTTATCACCCAGTCCCTGCATCTCTACTCTTGGTATGGCCACAGAATTGCGACGTGCAGAGGCTGGGAGACGCGTCCAGGAATCTGACAGTGGCTTCATCACTTCATCACATCATCCGTCAGCCCCGGCCTGGGCAGGTCAGCGTGGGCCTCGCCCAGCGGGTCGGAGCCAGATGTCGGGTGTGCGCACGGAGCTCGGCGGGACAGCTGCTCACAGCGCACGTGTTGGTCGGGGGTCCGGTGACTGGGGGCGGCGAGGCTTCTGTCCTGGAGGCGTCCTCTCTCGGAGCCACCCTGCCCCCTGGGACGCTTCCTACCAGCTTCTGCTCCCATGGCCTCAGCTCCGGGAATCTGCTCTCAGCTGGGATGCTGTTGTCAGCTGTCCCCCCAGATTTCAGGGTGGCGCTTTGCCCTGTGACCTCGGTTCTGGAATGGGTCCAGGAAACCCTGTTGAGTTTTCCTTGTTGTAAGGACAGGGCTGACGCTTCTGAGCTCTTTCCATGTCAGAGCTGaaacttgatattttaatttGAGCCCTTTTTTGGTCTAACTGCCTTTGCAGAAGTGTGAGCTTCCGGAGGCCGGCCCTTCGTCCGTTTTGTTCTCTGCCCCGTGCCCAGCGTGTGAGGGTGGGAATGAATCAGTGAATCTGGGCCTTTCCTCAGATTGGAGACACGGGTCACCCTCAGAACTCCCCGTGTTGGCGGCCCTATTTCCCGAGCCCACGACTCCCTCTTCTTGGGTTTTCACACTCATTTTGCTGAAGCACATCCTTCAGTAGCTTCCTGACAGTGGGCTCAGGGGAGCTGATTTCGTAAAACCTCACGTGTCTGAGACACCCTCCTGTCACCCGCACGCTGACTGGTGGGGAGGCGGGGGTCAGGCCCAGCGTGCTGCTCCAGGGGCTCCGGGACCCCTCGCCGGGCACCCTTCCCAGCCGGGTGGGGCAGCACCTGGCGGGGAGGAGGCCTTGCAGACACGGCTGCTCTGCGGCAGGGAGGGCAAAGTTCTGGGCCCCAGCCCAACCCCACTGGGCGAGACCCTGGGCCAGTGCCCACCGCAGACCATCTTGCGAGGGTGACAGATAGGATGGCGCTGCCCCTCTGGGCCTGGCCTGCACCTGCTCTGTCCAGTGGCTGGTTCCGGGCCTGGAGGCTTCTCAGCGCTCACCCTGGGGCCTCTGATCACCCCCATCTTTAAGGAGAAacctctcctgccccctcctgaCCTGGTGCCTGGCCTCAGGGGACAGCACCCCACCCGGAGCTCCTGTCCCCAACTCCTTGGAGGTCACTGGCAGGTGTGGCCAGTGCCTGTGGTCTCGAGGCCGACCCCGCAGGTGGCCCCTGTGACACGTCACTGCCTCGTGGAGCAGCCCCCATCGGCTCCAGGGCCTAAGTCAGGAGCCCAAGAGCCGCCAGGCCCCATGTCCTCAGGCCCTGCACCGCGTCCTGGGATCCCCTCCCACAGGCCTGCACCTGGAGCGGGGGTCCCTCACCTCAtcaccagcagccccaggagcccGTCCGGCCCTGCCTGGACGCCCAGGCTGCTGAGGGACCCGAGAGCCCGAAGGTGGCTGACCTCGTGGGAAAGGGGGTGGCTTCCAGACGTGCTTGGAGAAAACAGCCGCCGGCCTTGCCGGTTCGGGGTGTGGGCTAGCGAAGGGGGCGGTCCGGGTGACTCCAGGGTCTCGGGCACAGgctggaaggggctgggggctgcagggagggcgGCGGGGAGGCAAGGAGCTTCCCTCTGACCTCGGGCCCCCGTGGGCCCCAGGTGCCCCTCAGCGCCCAGGGCAGCCCCTCCGCACACCCTGTGACCTCAGCGGGTCCCACCCTGGCAGCCAGGGTTTCCCTCTGGGAATGGAGGTCGCAGGGCTGAGGCTGGGAGTCACAGCCACAGCTACGAGGCGGGAGCATGACGGAAGGGGTCGGGCTATGGGAAAGGAAGAGACAAGCCTGCCGACGTGTGCCAATAGGCATCGGCACagaaatcctggctccaccaggACCCGTCAGAAGACGGCAGGGCCGTTTCACACCAAGAGCTCTGCCGGCGGCTCACAAATGGCTTTGATGAACCCACGGAAAGACATGTGAGCAAACGTCCTTCAACACCCTCCCCGATCTTAAGATCCAGTGTGCGACACACTGCGCCGACTCCAGAAGAAAGAAGCTTGACGAGCAATTAGCAAAGGCCACCGGCCTCTGGGGAGGCGCTGACCCATCAGGACGCGACCACCGGTCTCTGTCGGTGGGTGGCGTCGGGGGGGTAGCACTGAAATACACCTTCTCTGCACAGGAGCACTGAGGTTCACTGCAGCCTGGTCAAAACGCCAGCTGTTTATCGTCAGCAGATTCTTATCTCCAAGTGTATATGGACTAACGGGTCTGTGAATTTGGGCTTATAAAACTCGAAGGCACGTTAAAAAGTAGACATAGcaacagagacagagatggggccAAACGGAAGAGAACCCGGAGACAGCTGGCTCGgggtgtgtgtgcttgtgtgcacTTGTGTATCTGTGCGTGGAACCTTGAGATGCCACGGGGACACGAGTCAATGGGAAAGGACACCCTTCTGTGGACGGCATCTCCCTGTGGCCGGAATCGGGGTGGAACGGCTCCTTAAACATCTGGACTGCAAAAGCGCAGCCCACGAGGGAGAAAACGGCTGGATCTGCGTGTCCCCGTCATGGGCTCCATCCAAGGAGGGGCCGGGACAACAGGGGGGTCAGGGCACACCCCGCTGGCGGTCCTGTGATCTGCAGAGCAAAGCAGAACCTGGCGCAGGAGTGGGGGCCGAGGTCAGACTGCCCGCCCATCTGCAGGCCCGGCCATCTGGCCTCCCCTCCATCAGGGCTGCCCCCGCCATGGTCCTTCGAGGAACCCAGTGGTGGCTGCCCTCCGGCCTCTGCCCTGGATCTGGGGCTCAGGGCCATGGGGACAGTGAGTGGGTGCCCATTGCCAGGGTCTGTGAATGCACCGGGCCCTGGGCCGGAGCTTGGGACAGTTGTCCTGGGGGTGGCCTGAGTAGGACACGGGGCGGGGGGCAGGCTCTCTCCCTGCGCCCTCTGAGTCTCTGCCCGGCTGGCCCCCTCCTGCCCCGCCTCCCCGCTTTGGGCCCAGAAAGGGCCCAGAGGAGGCAGGAAGAGGCACTGGGTCCGCATCTGCCAGAGAACCAGCTGCTCCGCCCCCAGCTGCTCCgggccagggcccagctggaTTTGCAGAATTGATTTTCCAGCAAAAAACAACATCAGGGAGAAGCATGGAGACGAGGGCCAGCTGCAGGCTTTTCCGGGCTCTCTGCCCCTGGCCCCAGCGCTCCCCTCGTAAAGAGAACCATCTGGTCCTCCGGGCCGGCGCCCGGCACCCGGAGGAGGACCTCGGGCCCCCGTGACCATCCCTGCTCCCCGGGCTGCCCTGCCGGCCTCTCCTCTGGCGCACGGCATCCAGGCCTGCCCTGGTCATGGCACGGAGCCCAGTCCGCCTCGCCCAGTGGCCCTGGCAGGGACACCCTGCCCCCATCTGTGTTCCTGACCCTCTGGCCTCAGACCTGAAGCACCGGGGCCCAAGCACGAGTCCACCTCTGCTCCAGGCTCCCGGCCCCCGCAGGCTACTCCAACAGAAGCCAGAGGGGCTTCGTCATAGAATCAAGGGATGTCTCTGGCGGGCATCCCAGACGGCCTGGAACCATCTCCGAGAGGCGCAGAGAGACAGAAGGGAGGGGCACAAGACCCCCAGCCCGGCAGCCGCCCCCCCACCGGGGCACCCGTGCTTCCTGCGCCCCTCTCACACGGCCAGGGGTCTGGTGATGTCTGTATGGGACTCCAGCGTGGGGATGAGTCACTGTTTATTCCCCATCCACGTGCCTTCCCCTCTTTTGCTCTTACAAACAGCAGCTCAGCCTGGGGTTGTCCTCGGTCATTGTCCTGGGTGcttcctaggagtggaatagcCTCTGTGTAATCTGGGGAGATATTCCCCAACTGgccaatttacactcccaactGCGTCTACGAGAGCTATTTCCCCACAGCCACCCAGACACTGGTTATCAGACTTCCCAATTCACGTCAATGTCACAGTGAGAAACGGCGCTTCTGTGTGTGCCTGTCTGCTGGTACTAGTGAGGTTGCACACTGTCCCGGGACGTGCTGGTACTAGTGAGGTTGCACACTGTCCCGGGACGTGCTGGTACTAGTGAGGTTGCACACTGTCCCGGGACGTGCTGGTACTAGTGAGGTTGCACACTGTCCCGGGACGTGTCTTTGTTCGTTTTCTATTTGGGAAATTATGGCTGGTCTTTTTCTTAtattgtaagagctctttatatattaaggaatTAGACTTATCTACAACATGAGTTGTAAATACTTTCCTCACTTGTTGTTTGTTTGCATACACGTTTACTGACTTTCCTTGGGAAGGTCAGCCCGGGGGGGGAGTGTCTTGGCTGCCCCGGCACCATGTCCTCTTCACCTGGAAGCCTGCCCTACCCAGACCTGGTGCCCAGGCTCAGGTGAGACTCTCCTTGCCCGGTGCCCTGGACTTTGCCAGGGGTGGAGGCCAGGGCAGGGCCCAGATCAAGAGGCTGGTGGGCCCCTCGGGGGTCAGGAGAGAAGTGCACCCCCAGGAGGCCCCCACTCGGGAGGACAGACTCCCTCCTCACTCTGATAAAGGCCTTCGGTCCAGGGCAGCTGGTGTCTGATGGTCCTAACTGGGTCCAGAAACTAAGATGTCCCACGGAGGAGAACAGCCCCAAATCGACAGCAGGGTCAGAGCTGGTGTGTggtgcccagagcacagagccctCGGACCTGGAGGTGGGGACGGGGCAGACCCCCTCCTTCCTGTCCTTGAGGAGGAAATGCATGGTTTTCGGCAAATGTCCAGTCTCACAGGACACTGGAGGTCCCCACCTGCCTTGTATCTCCTGGCTGTCCCAGGGCATTTCCTCCAAACCCGCACCCACAGCCCCTGATCGTTCGAGAGCAGCCTGCCCCTGCCCCgtggccctgctccaggaagtAGCTCTTCCCAGCCACTCTCCCTCGCCTGCCCCTGGCCCACAGCTGACCCCGGTGCGTCCCATCCGGTGTGAGCTGGGCCTGTCCCCTGGGTGTGGAGCTGCAGCTGGGTGGGGGGGCGGGCCCGGACTTagtcctctcccctcccacccaggcacaggcaggaggcctggggctgggcgGGCAGAGGGCAGGCAGCGGAGGTCCCTCTggtgagggccaggctgggcCCTTGGGGACGcgaggctggggagagaggccaCCTCCGTCCTGCTCTCGGGGCACGTGGATTTCCAGGAGCCAGACCCGCCCACGTCCACCCCCGCCTCCCGCGAGTCTCGGTGTCCCCATCTGAGCAGTGGGTGGTCACTGCTGCCTCAGGGCTGTGGCAGGCTGCCCAGTGCACCGTCCCCTGGGGGCCTGGTACccgggtgggggcagggcaggggtggcagcCCGAGCTCAGGGCTGGGGACCAGCTTTCCAATAAAAGCAGTGAGTGTTTTGACAGATGGAAGGTCCTGGAAGTTGCTGAGGAAAAAACCAGTCCTTGGGCCCATCTGGCTTGGCTGGGACGACCACGGAGGAGCAGCCGCCCTGGGCCCCCTGGACTCACGGGAGAAGAGGGGTGCGCGGGTGGCCGTGGGGAGGACGGGGCTGGCCcttgcccctgccccaggccgCGCTGTGGACACTGGTTTTCTTTGGAATGGAATCCCTGGGCCCGGCAAGCTCAGACCCCGGGCGCCCCCGGCTGGAGCCGGGGGTGGGGCTGCGGCAGCCGTCCCCTGGGGCCCCGTTCAGGGAGCCTGGGGTTAGCAGGTCTGTGCTGCTCCCTCAGCTGTGCCCGACACTCAGGGCCCACCTGCCCTGGGCCAGCAGTGATGACCCTACAGGCCTTCAGGGCCTCCCTCGGGCCCTCCCCCAGCTGACCTTGGCCaacagtgcccctccctccctccccccaccgctCTCCACCAGTGGCCCAGCCACCTGCTCTCACCCCCACACGCAGGGCTGGGCGTCAGTTTGCGCACCCCCTGTGCTCCTGGCAGagctccacccacccacctcacGGGCTGCCCCAGCCCTTCTGCCCCACGGCCGAGAGCCCCCCAGGCCAGGCCTGCTCCCCGTCGAGGGACCCTCCCCTGCTCTCCGCAGAGTTAGGCCAAGCACTGAGCCCAGAGGCGGGGCTGCTGGGGGGCTCTTTCTATCCTGAGCCGCCGTGAACGCTGCTGGGGTCCGTCTCCGAAGGAGACCCCTCTTACTCCAGGACCCCTGTCGGCAAcaggtgccccctcccccaggaggccAGCGGCCCTGGCATCCTGGCTGAGCCAGTGGCCCTCCGCAGGGCAGACTGGTCCCCACCCGGGTGCAGGGCCAAGGTGCCTGCTGGGGGTCCCAGGCCTCAGGCCTCTCGTCACCTGCGGACCCTCATCGTTGGTCTCTGCCCCTGGGATGCGGTCCCCACCGAGGTCACCCTGGGTGGCAAGTGTGAATGGACGGATGGGGACGCCCAGCAGtcggaggggtgggtggtggctgtgtgacACACTGGCCAGGGTCACACTCTAGCCAGGTGACCTTGGCTACTGGCCCCTCTGCC from the Lagenorhynchus albirostris chromosome 4, mLagAlb1.1, whole genome shotgun sequence genome contains:
- the CTBP1 gene encoding C-terminal-binding protein 1 isoform X2 encodes the protein MGSSHLLNKGLPLGVRPPIMNGPLHPRPLVALLDGRDCTVEMPILKDVATVAFCDAQSTQEIHEKVLNEAVGALMYHTITLTREDLEKFKALRIIVRIGSGFDNIDIKSAGDLGIAVCNVPAASVEETADSTLCHILNLYRRTTWLHQALREGTRVQSVEQIREVASGAARIRGETLGIIGLGRVGQAVALRAKAFGFNVLFYDPYLADGTERALGLQRVSTLQDLLFHSDCVTLHCGLNEHNHHLINDFTVKQMRQGAFLVNTARGGLVDEKALAQALKEGRIRGAALDVHESEPFSFSQGPLKDAPNLICTPHAAWYSEQASIEMREEAAREIRRAVTGRIPDSLKNCVNKDHLAAATHWASVDPAVVHPELNGAAYRYPPGVVGVAPSGIPAAVEGIVPSAMSLSHGLPPVSHPPHAPSPGQTVKPEADRDHASDQL
- the CTBP1 gene encoding C-terminal-binding protein 1 isoform X3, which codes for MSGVRPPIMNGPLHPRPLVALLDGRDCTVEMPILKDVATVAFCDAQSTQEIHEKVLNEAVGALMYHTITLTREDLEKFKALRIIVRIGSGFDNIDIKSAGDLGIAVCNVPAASVEETADSTLCHILNLYRRTTWLHQALREGTRVQSVEQIREVASGAARIRGETLGIIGLGRVGQAVALRAKAFGFNVLFYDPYLADGTERALGLQRVSTLQDLLFHSDCVTLHCGLNEHNHHLINDFTVKQMRQGAFLVNTARGGLVDEKALAQALKEGRIRGAALDVHESEPFSFSQGPLKDAPNLICTPHAAWYSEQASIEMREEAAREIRRAVTGRIPDSLKNCVNKDHLAAATHWASVDPAVVHPELNGAAYSRYPPGVVGVAPSGIPAAVEGIVPSAMSLSHGLPPVSHPPHAPSPGQTVKPEADRDHASDQL
- the CTBP1 gene encoding C-terminal-binding protein 1 isoform X4, which translates into the protein MGSSHLLNKGLPLGVRPPIMNGPLHPRPLVALLDGRDCTVEMPILKDVATVAFCDAQSTQEIHEKVLNEAVGALMYHTITLTREDLEKFKALRIIVRIGSGFDNIDIKSAGDLGIAVCNVPAASVEETADSTLCHILNLYRRTTWLHQALREGTRVQSVEQIREVASGAARIRGETLGIIGLGRVGQAVALRAKAFGFNVLFYDPYLADGTERALGLQRVSTLQDLLFHSDCVTLHCGLNEHNHHLINDFTVKQMRQGAFLVNTARGGLVDEKALAQALKEGRIRGAALDVHESEPFSFSQGPLKDAPNLICTPHAAWYSEQASIEMREEAAREIRRAVTGRIPDSLKNCVNKDHLAAATHWASVDPAVVHPELNGAAYRII
- the CTBP1 gene encoding C-terminal-binding protein 1 isoform X1; this encodes MGSSHLLNKGLPLGVRPPIMNGPLHPRPLVALLDGRDCTVEMPILKDVATVAFCDAQSTQEIHEKVLNEAVGALMYHTITLTREDLEKFKALRIIVRIGSGFDNIDIKSAGDLGIAVCNVPAASVEETADSTLCHILNLYRRTTWLHQALREGTRVQSVEQIREVASGAARIRGETLGIIGLGRVGQAVALRAKAFGFNVLFYDPYLADGTERALGLQRVSTLQDLLFHSDCVTLHCGLNEHNHHLINDFTVKQMRQGAFLVNTARGGLVDEKALAQALKEGRIRGAALDVHESEPFSFSQGPLKDAPNLICTPHAAWYSEQASIEMREEAAREIRRAVTGRIPDSLKNCVNKDHLAAATHWASVDPAVVHPELNGAAYSRYPPGVVGVAPSGIPAAVEGIVPSAMSLSHGLPPVSHPPHAPSPGQTVKPEADRDHASDQL